ATATACATTCATATGATGATCTTTGTCAATTATTATTCCCTTGTCTTTTAATTGTTGTGCAATTCTCAGTGCAGCAACACTGTACCCTAAAAACAGTTCTTTAGAATTTTCATCATCTATCATATAAGCATTAGGTTCTTTTTCACTATCCATACGTGCTCTTTCTACTGCACGAGTAAAGTCTCCCTTATGCTCAATAACTTTCACACCCCTATTCCTGAGCAACTTTTTCTTCCACTCTTTTGCATCTGATGACATATGCACTATTACTTTAAATCCTAATGCTGATCCTATTATACCTATACTAAGACCAAGGTTTCCGGTTGAACCTACTATTATATTATGCTGAGAAAATAACTCTTTAAATTGCTCACCTTTCATTATTTCATAATTATCATGCCCTGAAAGGAGCCCTTCATCCATTGCAAGTTTTTCTGCAAACTTCAAGACTTCATAAATTCCGCCCCTAGCTTTTATTGAACCGGCAACTTCCAAATGATTATCACATTTAGCATAAACCCTTCCATGTATCTTCTTATCATATGTTTTACTTATACTATCCTTCATGCCAGATATCTCAATAAGAGACGATTCTATTATCCCATCATTAGTTTCAGGAAAACATTTTTTAATGAATGGGGCAAACCTATTTAATCTTTTTTCCGCATCAATAATATCATCGTATTTTAATGAAAGTTGAGGTAATACGACATCACTATTTTGTTTATTCATATTATTCCAAAATACAGGCTTTAACTTTA
This window of the Clostridia bacterium genome carries:
- a CDS encoding D-serine ammonia-lyase, with protein sequence MDSYENMIYNDVVKLKPVFWNNMNKQNSDVVLPQLSLKYDDIIDAEKRLNRFAPFIKKCFPETNDGIIESSLIEISGMKDSISKTYDKKIHGRVYAKCDNHLEVAGSIKARGGIYEVLKFAEKLAMDEGLLSGHDNYEIMKGEQFKELFSQHNIIVGSTGNLGLSIGIIGSALGFKVIVHMSSDAKEWKKKLLRNRGVKVIEHKGDFTRAVERARMDSEKEPNAYMIDDENSKELFLGYSVAALRIAQQLKDKGIIIDKDHHMNVYIPCGVGGAPGGITFGLKHIFGDNVSCFFVEPTNSPSMLLSLLTKQYNKFHIKNYGINNKTDADGLAVGSPSKFVAPIAEKLIDGIYTIEDKELYKLVALMKDTEDIKIELSAAAGLLGPTFISGTPYDIHVAWLTGGIFLPEETYNSFYDKGKQLIINQ